Below is a genomic region from Spongiibacter nanhainus.
TGGCGGCATTGAACGACGCAACGGTGCTGAGGGCTTTGGGCCGTCGATCTACATCGATGATCCGGATGGCAACCGCCTGGAATTGAAAGGCCCCGCAGAATAAGCTAAACCAAGAAACACACTACTGCCGCTGATAAGCGACGCCACCTGGAGCAGCAGCCATGAATGGCGAGGGATCAATCACCAGCCGTATTGAAGCCGCGCTGGCGCAAATCAATCGGGAGGATTTTATACAAAACCATCAGGAGGGCTTGATTGCAGGGCGCAGTATTCCACCAGAGGACACTGTCCGGCAGATACTGGCAATCTGCGATATATGGCCCGGCGCCAAGGTGCTGCATATTGGCGCCGGCTCGGGTTATCTGACCGCGGTACTGAGCGTTCTCAGCCAGCACGTCACAGCGATAGAGAAACTACCCTCGCTAGTCACCTATGCCAGAGAAAGACTGACCGAACTGGGGTTAGAGAATACCCAAGTTCGCGAGGGAGACGGTGTCCAGGGCGCCAGCGACAGCGGACCGTTTGATCTCATTCTTATCTCCACCCCAAAAATTGCCGTCCATCCCGCACTCCTTGAGCAGTTGGCACCACGGGGTCAATTAGTGTGCATCGAGCCCGGTGAGGCATCCCGGCACATACTGGTGAAGTACGTCAACCGAGGCAATCATAAGGCGGCGCGGACAGAGCACGGCTTTATCGACTTTGTTTCCAGTGGCGACGATATTTTGGTGGAGCTGGGCTTTGTCACCCCGGATGTACTAAAAGAGGCCCGCAGCAAAGCCGAGGCCAACAAATCCCTGATCATCGACGAGATCATGAAGCTGCAGAACCTCGACGATCTCAAAGTCTACCGCTCACTGGCCAAGCAATACGGTTTGCCGCTAAGCAATGCCGACACCCTGCTCCGCCATGTCGACCCCAGTATTTTCGCCAGCTTCTCCAAGGCCTACTTGGATCACCAACATATTATTCCGCTGTATGTGAAGGGTTCCAGCCTGGTCGTCGCCTGCACCAGCCCCAACAGCCGGATGGACGAAATTCAACAGGTCTTCCCCGGCAAGACCATTGAACTCCAACTCATTACTCCCACTGACTTCCGCCGAGTGTGGTCCTCCATCGACCGACAGCTGCGGGGTAAAGATCATCCGGTTGCCACAGAAAAAGATATTCACTCTCCCGGCTACGACGAAGACTTGCTGGAAAAAGAACCCACCACCATCGACGCCCGTCTGGTTGCCCTTTACGAAGCCCTACTGCTGGATGCCGTCGCCGACCGCGCCAGTGATATCCACCTGGAGCTGTACCGGGATCGGGTCAGAGTGCGGCTGCGGGTCGACGGCGAACTGCTGGACCTCAGCCACTACCAAGTCAGCCCCGCCGAGTATCGCGGCCTGATCAATGTGATTAAGCTGCGGGCCGACCTCAACATTGCCGAGCGACGACTGCCACAGGGGGGCCGCGCCCAGGTGCGGGTAGGCGGCAGTCGCTTCGATTTGCGGGTGCAGGTGCAACCGTCGCTGCACGGTGAACACGTGGTGATTCGCCTGCTGGCGCAGAATTCTTCGCTAATCAGTATCGACGAGCTGGGGATGCCGCCACAGATCGCCAGCCACTACCGCCGTCTGCTTCACAACCCCGCAGGACTGGTGTTAGTGGTGGGGCCAACCGGCTCCGGTAAAACCACCACCCTCAATGCCGGGCTGCAGTTACTGGCCCAGGACAGCACCCGCAAAGTCATCACCGTGGAGGATCCCATCGAATACTCCATCGACGATATTCAGCAAACCCGAGTGCGGCCAGAAATCGGTTTTAGCTTTGCCGATGCCATGCGCTCCTTTGTGCGCCAGGATCCCGACGTGATTCTGGTAGGGGAAATTCGCGATCACGAGACGGCGCTGGAAGCACTGCGGGCGTCCCAAACGGGTCATATTGTGTTGTCCACACTGCACTGCAACGATGCCGTCGACGCCGTGCAGCGGCTTTTCGATTTAAACGTTCACCCCAATTCATTGGCTTCCGAACTGCTGGCGGTCATGGCACAGCGCTTGGCCAAGCGTATATGCCCCCACTGTAAAACCGAGGCCGAAACCGACCCGGAAATTCTTGCCGAACTGTTCCCGACCGGGGTACCGGACGGTTTTCAATGCTTTGCCGGCACCGGCTGCGACCACTGTGGCGGCACTGGCACTCGAGGGCGACTGGGGGTAATTGAATACTTACAGCTCAATGGCGAATTGCGGGATGCGATTTCCAGACATACCCCAGTGGGCGAACTGCGATCGCTGGCATTGGACTCCGGCCTGATCACCATGCGCGACAGCGCCCTGGATCACGTGATCAACGGTCTCATCCCCATTACCGAGCTGCCCCGCATACTGCCCCAGGAGCGCATGGCACCGGAAAAACGCGGTCAATGGCAACCCTCTTAAGGCTTGGAGAACAGCGATGAGTGACAAACACATACAGAGACCGGTTGCTGAAGATCTGTTCGCCAGCGAGTTGGAAAAATTAAAACAGTGGGACCCGGGCCCAGTGCCACCGGGCTGGCAACTCTCTCCCTTTGCCGTCGAACGCTTTATTCTCGGCGACAAGGAGCTGGGTATAGAGCGCAAATTCGTGGCCCCGAGGGAGCTGGTTAACCGGGTCATTGTATCGCTGCTCACCGAGCGTGGTGTGATGCTGATCGGCGAGCCCGGCACAGCCAAATCCTGGCTCTCGGAGCTGCTGGCCAGCAGCATTTCCGGCCACTCCCAGTTCACCATTCAGGGTGGCGCCATCTCCAACTATCGGCAGTTACTCTACGACTGGAATGTGGCGCTGCTGCAGCGCCATGGCCCCAGCCGGGAAGCCCTGATTCCCGGGCCGGTCTACCAGGGTATGGCCGAGGGGCAACTGGTCCGCTTTGAGGAACTGTCTCGTTGCCCCCAGTCAGTACAGGACGCCATTTTATCGATCCTGTCGGAGCGTCAAATTGTCATCCCCGAATTGGGTAACGAGGTGGTGTTCGCCCGGGAAGGGTTTAACATCATCGCCACCTCCAACTCCCTGGACCGCGGCTTGTTTGATATGAGCGCCGCGCTTAAACGGCGGCTCAACTTTGAGACCATTCCGCCGATCAGCAATCTTCAGGATGAGATGGCGATAGTGCAGCGGGAGTCGGGGCGACTGATACAGCGCTCTGGTGTGGATACGCAGGTACCGCCTGAAATGGTGGAAGCCCTAGTGACGATCTTTCACGAATTGCGCAACGGCCAAACCTTGAGCGGCCGCAGTACCGATCGCCTGTCAGCCGCGGTTATGTCCACCGCCGAAGCGGTCTCAGTAGCCCACGCCATCGGCATCTACGCCTACTACTATCGACGCGGCGC
It encodes:
- a CDS encoding ATPase, T2SS/T4P/T4SS family, with the translated sequence MNGEGSITSRIEAALAQINREDFIQNHQEGLIAGRSIPPEDTVRQILAICDIWPGAKVLHIGAGSGYLTAVLSVLSQHVTAIEKLPSLVTYARERLTELGLENTQVREGDGVQGASDSGPFDLILISTPKIAVHPALLEQLAPRGQLVCIEPGEASRHILVKYVNRGNHKAARTEHGFIDFVSSGDDILVELGFVTPDVLKEARSKAEANKSLIIDEIMKLQNLDDLKVYRSLAKQYGLPLSNADTLLRHVDPSIFASFSKAYLDHQHIIPLYVKGSSLVVACTSPNSRMDEIQQVFPGKTIELQLITPTDFRRVWSSIDRQLRGKDHPVATEKDIHSPGYDEDLLEKEPTTIDARLVALYEALLLDAVADRASDIHLELYRDRVRVRLRVDGELLDLSHYQVSPAEYRGLINVIKLRADLNIAERRLPQGGRAQVRVGGSRFDLRVQVQPSLHGEHVVIRLLAQNSSLISIDELGMPPQIASHYRRLLHNPAGLVLVVGPTGSGKTTTLNAGLQLLAQDSTRKVITVEDPIEYSIDDIQQTRVRPEIGFSFADAMRSFVRQDPDVILVGEIRDHETALEALRASQTGHIVLSTLHCNDAVDAVQRLFDLNVHPNSLASELLAVMAQRLAKRICPHCKTEAETDPEILAELFPTGVPDGFQCFAGTGCDHCGGTGTRGRLGVIEYLQLNGELRDAISRHTPVGELRSLALDSGLITMRDSALDHVINGLIPITELPRILPQERMAPEKRGQWQPS
- a CDS encoding ATP-binding protein, coding for MSDKHIQRPVAEDLFASELEKLKQWDPGPVPPGWQLSPFAVERFILGDKELGIERKFVAPRELVNRVIVSLLTERGVMLIGEPGTAKSWLSELLASSISGHSQFTIQGGAISNYRQLLYDWNVALLQRHGPSREALIPGPVYQGMAEGQLVRFEELSRCPQSVQDAILSILSERQIVIPELGNEVVFAREGFNIIATSNSLDRGLFDMSAALKRRLNFETIPPISNLQDEMAIVQRESGRLIQRSGVDTQVPPEMVEALVTIFHELRNGQTLSGRSTDRLSAAVMSTAEAVSVAHAIGIYAYYYRRGASQPEDIVNFLVGTVLKDNPRDRRRVRHYFDTEVSNKKGAVWQTLYEQRNLL